From one Heptranchias perlo isolate sHepPer1 chromosome X, sHepPer1.hap1, whole genome shotgun sequence genomic stretch:
- the LOC137306934 gene encoding lens fiber major intrinsic protein-like — protein MMWELKSMPFWRAVFAEFFATMLFVFFGLGFTMRWSPGPVNVLLVSLGFGFVLAALVQAVGHVSGAHLNPAVTFAFLLGAQLSMFRCVMYMAAQLLGAVAGAAVLYGVTPPSVRGNLGLNTLHAGVGLGQATAVEIFLTLQFVLCIFATTDIRRNGFMGSAAMIIGFSLTVGHFFGLYYTGCGMNPARSFAPAVLTRNFGNHWVYWVGPLIGGAIAALLYDFILFPRMRGLSERLAILKGAHPPEAEGQQESRSDPIELKTQAL, from the exons ATGATGTGGGAGCTGAAATCCATGCCCTTTTGGAGGGCAGTCTTTGCAGAGTTTTTTGCTACCATGCTCTTCGTGTTTTTTGGACTGGGCTTTACCATGCGATGGTCTCCGGGCCCCGTGAACGTGCTGCTGGTTTCTCTGGGTTTTGGCTTTGTCCTGGCTGCCCTGGTACAGGCGGTTGGACATGTCAGCGGGGCGCACCTCAACCCGGCCGTTACCTTCGCCTTCCTGCTGGGGGCGCAGCTGAGCATGTTCCGCTGTGTAATGTACATGGCAGCTCAGCTCCTGGGGGCAGTGGCGGGGGCAGCTGTGCTGTATGGGGTCACCCCTCCATCGGTACGGGGCAACCTGGGGCTCAACACG CTGCATGCCGGAGTGGGTCTTGGCCAGGCTACAGCTGTGGAGATATTCCTTACTCTTCAGTTCGTTCTCTGTATTTTTGCTACAACAGACATTCGCAGAAATGGATTCATGGGCTCAGCAGCCATGATCATTGGTTTTTCCCTCACTGTGGGTCACTTCTTTGGG CTGTATTACACAGGGTGTGGAATGAACCCAGCACGGTCCTTTGCACCAGCTGTGCTCACTAGAAACTTTGGAAATCACTGG GTGTACTGGGTGGGTCCTCTGATAGGGGGTGCTATAGCAGCACTGCTGTACGATTTTATCCTCTTCCCCAGGATGAGAGGTCTCTCAGAGAGACTGGCTATTCTTAAAGGAGCTCATCCCCCCGAAGCTGAGGGACAACAGGAATCTAGGAGTGATCCCATCGAACTCAAAACACAAGCCTTAtaa